In Polaribacter sp. L3A8, a genomic segment contains:
- the asnS gene encoding asparagine--tRNA ligase, with protein sequence MINSNVAELLKSEGLLLQEVQLKGWVRTFRSNRFIALNDGSTINNIQCVIDFENTDENTLKRITTGAAIAIKGTLAASQGKGQSVEIQVTEIEILGDSNPDEYPIQPKKHSFEFLRENAHLRVRTNTFSAVMRVRSKLSFAVHQYFQERDFNYVHTPIVTGSDAEGAGEMFRVTTFKDNEAPVTEDGKVDYSKDFFGKETNLTVSGQLEAETFAMALGKAYTFGPTFRAENSNTTRHLAEFWMIEPEVAFMDLDGNMDLAEDFIKYVINYVLEKCEDDLGFLDQRLTQEEKSKPQAERSEMSLLDKLKFVVENNFKRVSYTEAIDILRNSKPNKKKKFQFPINEWGADLQSEHERFLVEKHFKCPVILFDYPANIKAFYMRLNDDGKTVRAMDVLFPGIGEIVGGSQREERYDVLVDKMKALGIEEKELWWYLDLRKFGTAVHSGFGLGFERLVQFTTGMNNIRDVIPFPRTPQNAEF encoded by the coding sequence ATGATAAACAGCAACGTTGCCGAACTTTTAAAGTCGGAAGGATTATTATTACAGGAAGTACAATTAAAAGGATGGGTTAGAACTTTTAGAAGCAATCGTTTTATTGCTTTAAATGATGGTTCTACTATTAATAATATTCAATGTGTAATCGATTTTGAAAACACAGATGAAAATACATTAAAAAGAATTACAACAGGTGCCGCAATTGCTATAAAAGGAACTTTAGCAGCAAGTCAAGGAAAAGGACAGTCTGTAGAAATTCAGGTTACCGAAATAGAAATATTAGGAGATTCTAATCCAGATGAATACCCTATTCAACCTAAAAAACACAGTTTCGAATTCTTAAGAGAAAATGCACATTTACGTGTTAGAACTAATACTTTTAGCGCTGTAATGCGTGTACGTTCTAAATTATCATTTGCCGTACATCAGTATTTTCAAGAAAGAGATTTTAACTATGTGCACACTCCAATTGTTACAGGTTCTGATGCAGAAGGTGCAGGAGAAATGTTTAGAGTAACAACCTTTAAAGACAATGAAGCCCCAGTTACAGAAGACGGAAAAGTAGATTATTCTAAAGATTTTTTTGGTAAAGAAACCAACTTAACCGTTTCCGGACAATTAGAGGCAGAAACTTTTGCAATGGCATTGGGTAAAGCATATACTTTTGGTCCAACTTTTAGAGCAGAAAACTCTAATACCACTCGACATTTAGCAGAATTTTGGATGATAGAACCAGAAGTTGCCTTTATGGATTTAGATGGTAACATGGATTTAGCAGAAGACTTTATAAAATATGTAATAAACTATGTTTTAGAAAAATGTGAAGATGATTTGGGTTTTCTAGACCAACGTTTAACTCAAGAGGAAAAAAGCAAACCACAAGCTGAAAGAAGTGAAATGAGTTTGTTAGATAAATTAAAATTTGTTGTTGAGAACAACTTCAAAAGAGTTTCATACACAGAAGCTATCGATATTCTTAGAAATTCGAAACCAAATAAGAAGAAGAAATTTCAATTTCCTATCAATGAATGGGGAGCGGATTTACAATCTGAACACGAACGTTTTTTAGTTGAAAAACACTTTAAATGTCCTGTAATTTTATTTGATTACCCAGCAAACATCAAAGCATTTTACATGCGTTTAAATGATGATGGTAAAACAGTAAGAGCCATGGATGTATTGTTTCCTGGTATTGGAGAAATCGTAGGAGGTTCTCAAAGAGAAGAACGTTATGATGTTTTAGTTGATAAAATGAAAGCATTAGGTATCGAAGAAAAAGAATTGTGGTGGTATTTAGATTTAAGAAAATTTGGAACAGCAGTGCATTCTGGATTTGGTTTAGGTTTTGAAAGATTAGTACAATTTACAACAGGAATGAATAATATTAGAGACGTAATTCCTTTTCCAAGAACTCCACAAAACGCAGAGTTTTAA
- the rpoN gene encoding RNA polymerase factor sigma-54 yields the protein MLKQSLQYKLLQKLSPQQIQLMKLIQLPTQAFEERLKQEIEENPALDTGKDDADAIDDDLSNEFDDTGNEKIEAEDINIDEYLSDDEIPNYKTQANNYSADDEEKNVPYASGTSFHQSLKNQLSTYSFNDEEFAIAEFLVGSIDDSGYIRRDILDLVDDLAFTENVFTTEEKVISILKKVVHTLDPIGVGARDLKECLIIQLKRKEKNKIRSLAIDILESAFDHFVKKHYKKLQEKFNISEDELKEVNKEISKLNPKPGSSYAGNNKIAEQIVPDFSIKLIDGELDLVLNSRNAPELHISREYNNMLKGYQEASVKSKSQKDAVFFIKQKLDSAKWFIDAIKQRQQTLLVTMNTIMHYQYEYFLTGDERKLKPMILKDIADKINMDVSTVSRVANSKYVSTPYGTKLIKEFFSESMKNDQGEDVSTKEIKKILETVILEENKKKPLTDEKLAAILKEKGYPIARRTVAKYREQLDLPVARLRKEI from the coding sequence ATGCTAAAACAAAGTTTACAATACAAACTCTTACAGAAATTATCTCCTCAACAAATACAGTTGATGAAGTTAATTCAATTGCCTACGCAAGCTTTTGAAGAACGCTTAAAGCAAGAAATTGAAGAAAACCCTGCATTAGACACAGGTAAAGATGATGCTGACGCAATAGACGATGATCTATCTAATGAGTTTGATGATACTGGCAATGAAAAAATTGAAGCAGAAGACATCAATATTGATGAGTATTTAAGTGATGATGAAATACCTAATTACAAAACTCAAGCAAACAATTATTCTGCTGATGACGAAGAAAAAAACGTTCCTTATGCATCCGGAACAAGTTTCCACCAATCCTTAAAAAATCAATTAAGTACTTATAGTTTTAATGATGAAGAATTTGCTATTGCAGAATTTTTAGTAGGTAGTATTGATGATAGTGGCTACATAAGAAGAGATATTCTAGATTTAGTAGATGATTTAGCTTTTACTGAAAATGTTTTTACAACAGAAGAAAAAGTAATTTCTATTCTAAAAAAAGTAGTACATACATTAGATCCTATTGGTGTTGGTGCAAGAGATTTAAAAGAATGTTTAATCATTCAACTTAAAAGGAAAGAAAAAAATAAAATAAGGAGTTTAGCTATTGATATTTTAGAATCTGCTTTTGATCATTTTGTAAAAAAACATTATAAGAAACTACAGGAAAAGTTTAATATTTCTGAAGACGAATTAAAAGAAGTAAACAAAGAAATTTCTAAACTAAACCCTAAACCAGGTAGTTCTTACGCTGGTAATAATAAAATTGCAGAACAAATTGTTCCAGATTTTTCTATTAAACTTATTGATGGAGAATTAGATTTGGTTTTAAACTCTAGAAACGCACCAGAATTGCATATTTCTAGAGAATATAACAATATGCTAAAAGGATATCAAGAAGCAAGTGTAAAAAGTAAATCTCAAAAAGATGCTGTTTTCTTTATCAAACAAAAATTAGATTCTGCTAAGTGGTTTATTGATGCCATAAAACAACGTCAACAAACACTTTTGGTTACTATGAATACTATTATGCATTATCAATATGAATATTTCTTAACGGGTGATGAGCGCAAGTTAAAACCAATGATTTTAAAAGATATTGCAGATAAAATTAACATGGATGTTTCTACGGTTTCTAGAGTTGCAAATAGCAAATATGTTTCTACACCTTATGGCACAAAATTAATTAAAGAATTCTTTTCTGAATCTATGAAGAATGATCAAGGAGAAGATGTATCAACCAAAGAAATAAAGAAAATTTTAGAAACTGTAATTCTAGAGGAAAATAAGAAAAAACCGTTAACTGATGAAAAATTGGCAGCAATTTTAAAAGAAAAGGGATACCCAATAGCAAGAAGGACTGTTGCTAAATATAGAGAACAATTAGATTTACCTGTAGCACGTTTAAGAAAAGAAATTTAG
- a CDS encoding porin family protein translates to MKTAITFLLLLMNIMVSFAQKDSLELGNRYADDQIYVTVSYAQFYDQPTVISKSNFSYGLSLGFIKDLILNKQGNISVAAGVGYGFYFFNHELKVEDLNNEIAFSQDDDISSNLLKSHNLEFPFELRWRTSTANKYSFWRIYGGIKFTYNLSNKFQFEDADETTFKYSNISNYNKLQYGLTLSAGYDEFNINIYYGLTPVFNNSTINGEVINTKILKFGLIFYIL, encoded by the coding sequence ATGAAAACAGCGATTACCTTCCTTTTATTATTGATGAATATTATGGTTTCTTTTGCTCAGAAAGACTCCTTAGAACTTGGTAATAGATATGCAGACGATCAAATTTATGTTACGGTTTCTTATGCTCAGTTTTATGATCAACCAACAGTAATTTCTAAAAGTAATTTTTCTTATGGACTCTCTTTAGGGTTTATTAAGGATTTGATCTTAAATAAGCAAGGAAATATATCGGTTGCCGCTGGAGTTGGCTATGGATTTTATTTTTTTAATCATGAATTAAAGGTAGAAGATCTTAATAATGAAATTGCTTTTAGTCAAGATGATGATATTAGTTCTAATTTATTAAAATCTCATAACCTAGAGTTTCCTTTTGAGTTAAGATGGAGAACATCAACCGCTAATAAATATAGTTTTTGGAGAATATATGGTGGAATTAAATTCACTTATAATCTATCAAATAAGTTTCAGTTTGAAGATGCTGATGAAACTACTTTTAAGTATTCAAACATTTCTAATTATAATAAACTGCAGTACGGTTTAACCCTTTCTGCCGGTTATGACGAGTTTAATATTAATATCTATTATGGTTTAACACCTGTTTTTAACAATAGTACTATAAATGGAGAGGTGATAAATACTAAAATTTTAAAATTTGGACTGATTTTCTATATCTTATAA
- a CDS encoding ExbD/TolR family protein has product MSKFRKKKKGMPAVNTAALPDIVFMLLFFFMVTTTMRETSLQIDAPRLPSATEVKKLEHKSLVTTIYVGKAKDAKYGTSFNRIQLNDKIGSADDVPAFIINARSKVSEAEVPFMTTSIKADKESSVGTITDIRLKLRDVNALKISYSASKKTE; this is encoded by the coding sequence ATGTCTAAATTTAGAAAAAAGAAAAAAGGAATGCCAGCAGTGAATACTGCAGCTTTACCAGATATTGTATTTATGTTGTTATTCTTCTTCATGGTAACTACTACTATGAGAGAAACTTCTTTACAAATTGATGCTCCAAGATTACCGTCGGCAACTGAAGTTAAAAAACTAGAACACAAAAGTTTAGTAACTACTATTTACGTTGGTAAAGCAAAAGATGCTAAATATGGAACTAGTTTTAATAGAATTCAATTGAATGATAAAATCGGTTCTGCGGATGACGTTCCTGCTTTTATTATAAATGCAAGATCTAAGGTTTCTGAAGCTGAAGTTCCGTTTATGACAACTTCTATTAAAGCAGATAAAGAATCTAGTGTAGGTACAATTACTGATATTAGATTAAAATTAAGAGATGTAAATGCTCTTAAAATTAGTTATTCTGCTTCTAAAAAAACAGAGTAA
- a CDS encoding ExbD/TolR family protein translates to MARRENPEINAGSMADIAFLLLIFFLVTTTMNVDSGVSKKLSEKPPADYVPPVIKEKNIFEVNINRNNELLVEGERMDIKDLKEAAIAFIDNGGGEGKVENGIVSGPCSYCKGERSDSSSDHPNKAIISVQSDRLTEYGMYLTVQDQLLKAYSFLRNRLSVEKYATPFEELEEAYKDDKNNENLKKKVEFIKTAYPQIISDQEPTK, encoded by the coding sequence ATGGCAAGAAGAGAGAATCCAGAAATTAATGCAGGTTCTATGGCAGATATTGCCTTCTTGCTGTTAATCTTTTTCTTAGTAACAACAACGATGAATGTTGATTCGGGAGTTTCTAAAAAACTATCTGAAAAACCACCAGCGGATTATGTGCCACCTGTTATTAAAGAAAAAAACATTTTTGAGGTAAACATTAATAGAAATAATGAGCTTTTAGTTGAAGGCGAAAGAATGGATATTAAAGACCTAAAAGAAGCTGCTATCGCTTTTATCGATAACGGTGGAGGTGAAGGTAAAGTTGAGAATGGTATTGTTAGTGGGCCTTGTAGCTATTGTAAAGGTGAAAGAAGTGATTCTTCTTCAGATCACCCAAATAAAGCAATTATTTCGGTTCAAAGTGATAGATTAACAGAGTATGGAATGTATTTAACTGTTCAAGATCAATTGTTGAAGGCTTATAGTTTTTTAAGAAATAGGTTAAGTGTTGAAAAATACGCTACTCCTTTTGAAGAACTAGAAGAAGCTTATAAGGATGATAAGAATAATGAGAATTTGAAAAAGAAAGTTGAATTTATAAAAACAGCTTATCCTCAAATTATTTCCGATCAAGAACCTACAAAATAA
- a CDS encoding MotA/TolQ/ExbB proton channel family protein, producing the protein MKKVVNVLSVTGFMFFGAIQSTFAQEAAEESKTFHQELKQRFIEGGPEFMGIVLVALILGLAIAIERIIYLNMATTNTKKLVASVDDALSSGGIEAAKEVCRNSKGPVASIFYQGLDRVDEGVEAAEKAVVSYGGVQMGLLEKNISWLSLFIALAPMLGFMGTVIGMIQAFDMIAVANDISPGVVAVGIKVALLTTVFGLVVAIILQIFYNYIVSKIDSIVNNMEDASIQLIDLLVKYKK; encoded by the coding sequence ATGAAAAAAGTAGTAAATGTCCTATCCGTAACAGGATTTATGTTTTTTGGAGCTATTCAATCAACTTTCGCACAAGAAGCAGCTGAAGAGTCAAAAACTTTCCACCAGGAATTAAAACAACGTTTTATTGAGGGTGGCCCAGAATTTATGGGAATTGTATTAGTAGCCTTAATTTTAGGTTTGGCAATTGCAATTGAAAGAATTATTTATTTAAACATGGCAACAACTAATACTAAGAAATTAGTAGCTAGTGTAGATGATGCTCTAAGTTCTGGTGGTATAGAAGCTGCTAAAGAAGTTTGTAGAAATTCTAAAGGACCAGTTGCATCTATCTTTTACCAAGGTTTAGACAGAGTAGATGAAGGAGTAGAGGCTGCAGAAAAAGCTGTAGTTTCTTATGGAGGTGTTCAAATGGGGCTTTTAGAGAAAAATATTTCTTGGTTATCTTTATTTATCGCTTTAGCACCGATGCTTGGGTTTATGGGTACGGTAATTGGTATGATCCAGGCCTTTGATATGATTGCAGTAGCAAACGATATCTCTCCAGGAGTTGTAGCAGTTGGTATTAAAGTAGCATTATTAACAACTGTATTTGGTTTAGTTGTGGCTATTATTCTTCAAATTTTTTATAATTATATCGTTTCTAAAATCGATAGTATTGTAAATAACATGGAAGATGCATCTATTCAATTAATAGATTTATTAGTGAAATATAAAAAATAA
- a CDS encoding asparaginase produces the protein MTTKPNILLIYTGGTIGMVKDYKTNALKAFDFSQIVDKIPELQQLNCNITSISFDEPIDSSNMNIEYYKEIVEIIEANYNKYEGFVVLTGSDTMSYTSSAISFMLENLQKPIIFTGSQLPIGDLRTDAKENLITSIEVACANKNGAPVISEVCLYFEYKLYRANRTTKISSEQFEAFTSLNFPPLAESGVHLKFNEHLIYQSKNKEQPLIVRKELVEEVVILKLFPGISKLVIESILNTPNLKGIVLETYGSGNAPNSNYFITLLKEAINKGIKIVNVTQCKSGSVMMGHYDTSLLLKEIGVINGKDITTESAIAKLMYLLNKNLSIKDFKNHFESSLRGELTDNYHF, from the coding sequence ATGACAACAAAACCTAACATATTACTTATTTATACTGGTGGAACTATTGGTATGGTTAAAGATTATAAAACGAATGCTTTAAAAGCATTCGACTTTAGTCAGATTGTAGATAAAATTCCAGAATTGCAACAGTTAAACTGTAATATAACCAGTATTTCTTTTGATGAACCTATAGATTCATCAAACATGAATATTGAATATTATAAAGAAATTGTAGAAATTATTGAAGCTAATTATAATAAATATGAAGGTTTTGTGGTGTTAACAGGTTCTGATACAATGTCATATACGTCATCTGCAATTAGTTTTATGCTAGAAAACCTGCAAAAACCAATTATTTTCACAGGTTCTCAACTGCCAATTGGCGATTTAAGAACAGATGCAAAAGAGAATTTAATTACTTCTATAGAAGTAGCATGTGCAAATAAAAATGGAGCACCTGTTATTTCTGAAGTTTGTTTGTATTTCGAATACAAATTATACAGAGCCAATAGAACAACCAAAATAAGTTCAGAACAGTTTGAAGCGTTTACTTCTTTAAATTTTCCTCCGTTGGCAGAAAGTGGAGTGCATCTTAAATTTAATGAACACTTAATTTATCAATCTAAAAATAAAGAGCAACCTTTAATTGTTAGAAAAGAATTAGTAGAAGAAGTTGTTATTTTAAAACTATTTCCAGGGATTTCTAAGTTAGTCATAGAAAGTATTTTAAATACACCTAATTTAAAAGGAATAGTATTGGAAACGTATGGTTCTGGAAACGCTCCAAATTCTAACTATTTTATTACTTTATTAAAAGAAGCCATAAATAAAGGAATTAAAATAGTAAATGTTACTCAGTGTAAAAGTGGTAGCGTAATGATGGGGCATTATGATACTAGTTTATTACTAAAAGAAATAGGCGTTATAAATGGAAAAGATATTACAACAGAGTCTGCAATAGCCAAATTAATGTATCTTTTAAATAAAAACTTATCAATTAAAGATTTTAAAAATCACTTTGAATCGTCTTTAAGGGGTGAATTAACTGATAATTATCATTTTTAA
- a CDS encoding zinc metallopeptidase, with translation MIGFYILIGAIALVSWLVSNTLKNKFKKYSKIQLRNGMSGAEIAQKMLADNGIFDVKVISTPGRLTDHYNPADKTVNLSESVYNQTNAAAAAVAAHECGHAVQHAQAYSYLTMRSQLVPIVGVTSKFSQWLVFGGLILGVTSDATGANGIGFYIAITGLVFMGFATLFSFITLPVEYDASNRALAWLQNKNMVSQEELAGATDALKWAARTYLVAALGSLATLLYWGMQILGGRD, from the coding sequence ATGATCGGATTTTATATTTTAATTGGTGCAATTGCTTTAGTGAGTTGGCTAGTTAGTAATACTTTAAAAAATAAATTTAAGAAATACTCTAAAATTCAGCTTAGAAACGGCATGAGCGGTGCAGAAATTGCACAAAAAATGCTTGCTGATAACGGTATTTTTGATGTAAAAGTTATTTCTACTCCTGGGAGATTAACAGACCACTACAACCCTGCAGATAAAACGGTAAATTTAAGTGAATCTGTTTACAACCAAACAAATGCTGCTGCTGCTGCTGTTGCTGCACATGAATGCGGACACGCAGTACAACACGCACAAGCATATAGTTATTTAACAATGCGATCTCAATTAGTGCCAATTGTAGGTGTTACTTCTAAGTTTTCTCAATGGTTGGTCTTTGGTGGATTAATTTTAGGTGTTACTTCAGATGCTACTGGTGCTAATGGAATTGGTTTTTATATTGCTATAACTGGTTTGGTTTTTATGGGGTTTGCTACACTTTTTAGTTTTATTACCTTACCCGTAGAATACGATGCTAGTAATAGAGCTTTAGCATGGTTACAAAATAAAAACATGGTTTCACAAGAGGAATTAGCTGGCGCAACCGATGCCTTAAAATGGGCTGCAAGAACTTATTTAGTTGCTGCTTTAGGTTCTTTAGCTACATTATTATATTGGGGAATGCAAATTTTAGGAGGAAGAGATTAA
- the lepA gene encoding translation elongation factor 4 gives MKNIRNFCIIAHIDHGKSTLADRLLEYTGSVTDREKKDQLLDNMDLERERGITIKSHAIQMDYTHNGEQFILNLIDTPGHVDFSYEVSRSIAACEGALLIVDAAQSIQAQTISNLYLALENDLEIIPVLNKVDLPSANPEEVTDDIVDLLGCEPEDIIHASGKTGFGVDNILAAIIARIPAPKGDPEAPLQALIFDSVYNSYRGIETYFRVLNGEIKKGQRIKFMATNNEYFADEVGTLKLTQVVKQSVKTGDVGYLITGIKTAKEVKVGDTITDAANPTTEIIDGFEDVKPMVFAGIYPVDTEDYEELRYSMEKLQLNDASLVFVPESSAALGFGFRCGFLGMLHMEIIQERLEREFNMTVITTVPNVSYHAYTKKNPNEILLLNNPTDLPDPSRLDRVEEPFIKASIITKSDFVGQVMSLCIEKRGEITNQTYLTTERVELTFDMPLAEIVFDFYDRLKTVSKGYASFDYSPIGMRESKLVRVDILLNAQPVDALSALLHADNAYTIGKKIVEKLKELIPRQQFDIPIQAAIGAKIIARETTKALRKDVTAKCYGGDISRKRKLLEKQKKGKKRMRQVGNVEIPQEAFMAVLKLND, from the coding sequence ATGAAGAACATTAGAAACTTTTGCATTATCGCACACATTGATCATGGTAAAAGTACGTTGGCAGATAGATTATTAGAATATACAGGCTCTGTAACAGATCGAGAAAAGAAAGATCAGTTATTAGATAATATGGATTTAGAACGCGAACGCGGAATTACCATAAAATCGCATGCCATTCAAATGGATTATACCCATAATGGAGAACAATTTATTTTAAATTTAATTGATACTCCAGGTCACGTAGATTTTTCTTACGAAGTTTCTCGTTCTATTGCTGCTTGTGAGGGCGCTTTGCTAATTGTAGATGCAGCACAAAGTATACAAGCACAAACAATTTCTAACTTATACCTAGCTTTAGAGAATGATTTAGAAATTATTCCGGTTTTAAATAAAGTAGATTTACCTTCTGCAAACCCAGAAGAAGTAACAGACGATATTGTAGATTTATTAGGTTGCGAGCCAGAAGACATTATACATGCTAGTGGAAAAACAGGTTTTGGTGTAGACAATATTTTAGCTGCAATTATAGCTAGAATCCCGGCCCCAAAAGGAGATCCAGAAGCACCATTACAAGCCTTAATTTTCGATTCTGTTTACAACTCTTATAGAGGTATAGAAACTTATTTTAGAGTTTTAAACGGAGAAATTAAAAAAGGGCAACGTATTAAATTCATGGCAACAAATAATGAATATTTTGCAGATGAAGTTGGTACATTAAAATTAACTCAAGTTGTAAAACAATCTGTAAAAACAGGTGATGTTGGTTATTTAATTACAGGAATTAAAACAGCAAAAGAAGTAAAAGTAGGAGATACTATTACAGATGCCGCAAACCCAACTACAGAAATTATAGATGGTTTCGAAGATGTAAAACCAATGGTTTTTGCAGGAATTTATCCTGTAGACACAGAAGATTATGAAGAGTTGCGTTATTCTATGGAAAAACTGCAATTAAATGATGCTTCTTTGGTTTTTGTACCAGAAAGTTCTGCCGCTTTAGGCTTTGGTTTCCGTTGTGGATTCTTAGGAATGTTACACATGGAAATTATTCAAGAACGTTTAGAGCGTGAGTTTAATATGACAGTTATTACAACGGTTCCCAACGTTTCTTATCATGCTTATACAAAGAAAAATCCAAACGAAATATTACTTTTAAATAACCCAACAGATTTACCAGATCCATCTAGATTAGATAGAGTAGAAGAGCCTTTTATTAAAGCTTCTATTATTACAAAATCAGATTTTGTGGGTCAAGTAATGAGTTTGTGTATCGAAAAACGTGGAGAAATTACCAATCAAACATACTTAACAACAGAAAGAGTTGAGTTAACGTTTGATATGCCTTTGGCAGAAATTGTTTTCGATTTTTACGATCGATTAAAAACAGTTTCTAAAGGATATGCTTCTTTCGATTATTCTCCGATAGGAATGAGAGAATCTAAATTAGTACGTGTAGATATTTTATTAAATGCACAACCAGTAGATGCCCTTTCTGCGCTTTTACATGCAGATAACGCCTATACAATTGGTAAGAAAATTGTAGAGAAATTAAAAGAATTAATACCAAGACAACAGTTTGATATTCCTATTCAGGCAGCAATCGGTGCAAAAATTATTGCGCGTGAAACTACCAAAGCATTGCGTAAAGATGTTACTGCAAAATGTTACGGTGGAGATATTTCTAGAAAACGTAAGTTACTAGAAAAGCAGAAAAAAGGAAAGAAAAGAATGCGTCAGGTTGGTAATGTAGAAATTCCGCAAGAAGCATTTATGGCAGTTTTAAAATTGAATGACTAA
- a CDS encoding EF-hand domain-containing protein — MGAKEQILEKIHGLISDKFQTPTEAFQFYDKDKDGSLNKGELKELLKNADISSFLRGIVANELIKGYDKSGDEAINLEEFKVAIAELERDL; from the coding sequence ATGGGAGCAAAAGAACAAATATTAGAAAAAATACACGGTTTAATAAGCGATAAATTTCAAACACCTACAGAAGCTTTTCAGTTTTACGATAAGGATAAAGATGGAAGTTTAAACAAAGGTGAGCTTAAAGAATTATTAAAAAATGCAGATATCAGCAGTTTTTTAAGAGGAATTGTAGCCAATGAATTAATTAAGGGATATGATAAATCTGGTGATGAAGCTATTAATTTAGAAGAGTTTAAAGTAGCAATAGCAGAATTAGAGAGAGATTTATAA
- the dusB gene encoding tRNA dihydrouridine synthase DusB, with protein sequence MIKIGNIELPDFPLLLAPMEDVSDPPFRALCKEQGADVVYTEFISSEGLIRDAAKSIMKLDIYEKERPVGIQIFGANLESMLKTVEIVEKSNPDIIDINFGCPVKKVVSKGAGAGILKDIDLMVSLTEAMVKHTNLPITVKTRLGWDHDSIRIVEVAERLQDVGCKAISIHGRTRAQMYKGEADWKPIADVKNNQRMHIPVFGNGDVTTPEKAMEMRDSYGLDGAMIGRAAIGYPWIFNEIKHFFNTGEHLAKPTIAQRVEMARRHLQMAIDWKGPVLGVFETRRHYTNYFKGIPHFKEYRMKMVTSDDAKDVFATFDEVEAKFGNTIIPQF encoded by the coding sequence TTGATTAAAATTGGCAACATAGAATTACCAGACTTTCCGCTTTTATTAGCACCAATGGAAGATGTTTCTGACCCACCATTTAGAGCCTTGTGTAAAGAACAAGGAGCAGATGTGGTATATACAGAGTTCATTTCTTCTGAAGGCTTAATTCGTGATGCAGCAAAAAGCATCATGAAATTAGATATCTACGAGAAAGAACGTCCGGTAGGAATTCAGATTTTTGGAGCCAATTTAGAATCGATGTTAAAAACGGTAGAAATTGTAGAAAAATCGAATCCAGATATTATTGATATCAACTTTGGTTGTCCTGTAAAAAAAGTGGTTTCTAAAGGAGCCGGAGCAGGAATTTTAAAAGACATCGATTTAATGGTTTCTCTTACAGAAGCTATGGTAAAGCACACCAATTTACCAATTACTGTAAAAACTCGCTTGGGTTGGGACCATGATTCTATTAGAATTGTAGAAGTTGCAGAACGCTTACAAGATGTTGGTTGTAAAGCAATTTCTATACATGGTAGAACGCGTGCTCAAATGTATAAAGGAGAGGCTGATTGGAAACCTATTGCCGATGTAAAAAATAACCAAAGAATGCACATTCCTGTTTTTGGTAATGGCGATGTTACAACGCCAGAAAAAGCGATGGAAATGAGAGATTCTTATGGTTTAGACGGCGCTATGATTGGTAGAGCTGCAATTGGATATCCTTGGATTTTTAACGAAATAAAACATTTTTTTAATACTGGTGAACATTTAGCAAAACCAACAATTGCCCAACGTGTGGAAATGGCGAGAAGACATTTGCAAATGGCCATTGATTGGAAAGGACCTGTTTTAGGTGTTTTTGAAACCAGAAGACATTACACCAATTACTTTAAAGGAATTCCGCATTTTAAAGAATACAGAATGAAAATGGTAACTTCAGATGATGCTAAAGATGTTTTTGCGACGTTTGATGAAGTAGAAGCGAAGTTTGGAAATACAATTATTCCTCAGTTTTAA